Below is a window of Deltaproteobacteria bacterium DNA.
CTTAAGAAAAAATGTCTTTTTCTTCCTCGTAGCGCTCACGAGTCTTCTCTACCAGCCCCTCAATTTGGGCATCGGACAAGGCCAATAGCTTTTGAGCGGGGGTATCTAAAATCAAATCTTTTTCGAGACCGGTTGAGTTGATACCCAGATGATTCGTAATCATATCGGCAACATGGACAACGCAAGACAGCTCACGACCACTTTCCGGGACAGCGTCCAGATCCTCGAGATGATGG
It encodes the following:
- a CDS encoding HDOD domain-containing protein, with amino-acid sequence VVARMAKEGIESWVAEEEAFGCHHAAVGGVMLMQWELPMHQVNAILWHHHLEDLDAVPESGRELSCVVHVADMITNHLGINSTGLEKDLILDTPAQKLLALSDAQIEGLVEKTRERYEEEKDIFS